A single Acidobacteriota bacterium DNA region contains:
- a CDS encoding ATP-binding protein, whose product MYIRQRQLENLSRHAQPGKVVVIYGARRTGKTTLIREFLKGVTEPYLLVSGEDLIVQGYLASQSIEKLTSFVGSNRLLVVDEAQKVTNIGINLKLVVDHIPGIRVIATGSSSFDLARHVGEPLTGRKSTLIQYPLAQLELSAVEQRHETDAHLESRLVYGSYPEVVLSKDYRDREQYLKEMVSSCLCKDVLELDGIRQSAKIGRLLQLLAFQVGKEVSCAELGTSLGMSKNTVDRYLDLLEKAFVLQRLGGFSRNLRSEVTKNSRYFFIDNGVRNALINNFNPLDLRNDAGELWENYLIIERLKRQEYLRESAQNYFWRTYTRKELDLVEERGGRLHGYEIKWGHARPRPPKEWTAAYPEATWELVNRENYLEFIQG is encoded by the coding sequence ATGTATATACGACAGCGACAGCTTGAAAATCTCAGCCGTCACGCGCAACCCGGCAAAGTCGTGGTGATCTACGGCGCACGGCGCACCGGCAAGACGACCTTGATCCGGGAATTCCTGAAGGGGGTAACGGAACCGTATCTTCTGGTCAGTGGCGAGGACCTCATCGTTCAGGGGTATCTCGCCTCGCAATCCATTGAAAAGCTCACGTCCTTTGTCGGCAGCAACCGCCTTCTGGTTGTGGATGAGGCGCAAAAGGTCACGAACATCGGGATCAACCTGAAGCTGGTCGTTGACCATATCCCCGGCATCCGGGTCATCGCCACCGGTTCGTCCTCGTTTGACCTGGCGCGCCACGTAGGTGAACCGCTCACCGGCAGGAAAAGCACCCTGATCCAGTATCCCCTCGCCCAACTGGAACTGAGCGCGGTCGAGCAACGGCACGAGACCGATGCGCACCTGGAGAGCCGGCTGGTTTACGGTTCATACCCCGAAGTGGTGCTCTCCAAGGACTACCGGGATCGGGAACAATACCTGAAGGAGATGGTTTCGTCCTGCCTTTGCAAGGACGTTCTGGAACTCGACGGGATCAGGCAGTCGGCAAAGATCGGCAGACTGCTGCAGTTGCTGGCCTTCCAGGTTGGCAAGGAAGTTTCCTGTGCAGAATTGGGCACAAGCCTGGGCATGAGCAAGAATACCGTCGATCGTTACCTGGATCTTTTGGAAAAAGCGTTCGTCCTTCAGAGACTCGGCGGGTTCAGCCGCAACCTGCGCAGCGAAGTCACGAAAAACAGCCGGTATTTTTTTATCGACAACGGCGTGCGCAATGCCCTGATCAACAACTTCAACCCGCTCGATCTGAGGAATGATGCGGGGGAACTCTGGGAAAACTACCTGATCATTGAGCGGCTGAAGCGGCAGGAGTACCTGCGGGAAAGTGCCCAGAACTATTTCTGGCGGACGTACACCCGGAAAGAGCTGGACCTGGTCGAGGAACGCGGTGGTCGACTCCACGGGTATGAAATAAAATGGGGCCATGCCAGGCCCCGCCCTCCGAAAGAGTGGACAGCGGCTTACCCCGAGGCCACCTGGGAGCTGGTCAATCGGGAAAATTACCTGGAGTTCATTCAGGGATAG
- a CDS encoding PKD domain-containing protein — translation MIKSIGIGAAPVIATPPANAVVQAGQTTTLSVSGTGTAPLGFQWYRGESGDTSDPAAGATAAEFTPPPPTATTRYWVRVSNACGAADSPSATLSVNHRPVMGTVNVPAEAVVNEPVAMSATASDPDGDPVSLHWYIGTLHYSNTGSISHAFSSTGDKIVVISAYDGKGAAATVDVPVRVVTNAAPAFQSVSIPATGATGETLSFSAAAVDPDGDPVTFLWNFGDGSTAQGSPATHAYSAPGSFTVRVDARDKWGWTDTRTGTVTVSGNAYPVIQSVTIPGHRTAGSTVAFSVTATDPDGDTLTFTWSFGDGEAGATGPSGTHRYGLPGTYTVTVTVTDGYDGTAQATRSVMVTDTDGVTSLAIGSSRSGLAGAKGSNTYFKVVTPDDLVWLKVSTGSGSGNCDLYVKAGAKPTTSSYDFKSSGTSNTDAVEATQTTGKTWYLLLRGTAAYSGMTLTLAGERSATVGVNATVANLSGASGSRKYYRLVIPSGQTSLKVTTSGGTGNCNLYAGKNRVPSTSVYDKRSAGSTNAESFTLTVSGGQVWYLFVHGPSAYSGVILKTGNGAAAKIAAPGDPKMERAPSGGQEREGPPDLPPADLRFLE, via the coding sequence TCGGGGCGGCGCCGGTGATCGCGACGCCGCCCGCGAACGCGGTGGTCCAGGCGGGGCAGACGACGACCCTGTCGGTGTCGGGGACGGGGACCGCCCCGCTGGGCTTCCAGTGGTACCGCGGCGAGAGCGGCGACACCTCCGACCCCGCGGCGGGCGCCACGGCGGCCGAATTCACCCCGCCACCCCCGACCGCGACGACCCGCTACTGGGTCCGGGTCTCCAACGCCTGCGGCGCGGCGGACAGCCCCTCCGCCACCCTGAGCGTCAACCACCGGCCGGTGATGGGGACGGTGAACGTTCCGGCGGAGGCCGTGGTGAACGAACCCGTCGCCATGTCCGCCACCGCCTCGGACCCCGACGGCGACCCGGTGAGCCTCCACTGGTACATCGGGACCCTGCATTACTCCAACACGGGGAGCATCTCCCACGCCTTTTCCTCCACCGGGGACAAGATCGTGGTGATCTCCGCCTACGACGGCAAGGGGGCCGCGGCGACGGTGGACGTCCCGGTCCGGGTCGTCACCAACGCGGCGCCGGCCTTCCAGTCCGTTTCCATTCCGGCGACGGGCGCCACCGGGGAGACCCTCTCCTTCTCGGCCGCGGCCGTCGACCCGGACGGCGACCCCGTCACCTTCCTCTGGAACTTCGGCGACGGGTCCACCGCCCAGGGGAGCCCGGCCACCCACGCCTACTCCGCACCGGGGAGCTTCACGGTCCGGGTCGACGCGCGGGACAAGTGGGGGTGGACCGACACCCGCACCGGCACCGTGACCGTCAGCGGCAACGCCTACCCCGTGATCCAGAGCGTGACCATCCCCGGCCACCGCACCGCCGGCTCCACGGTCGCCTTCTCCGTCACGGCCACGGACCCGGACGGGGACACCCTGACCTTCACCTGGAGCTTCGGCGACGGGGAGGCGGGGGCGACGGGCCCGAGCGGCACGCACCGGTACGGCCTGCCCGGGACCTACACCGTCACCGTGACGGTGACGGACGGCTATGACGGGACCGCCCAGGCCACCCGGTCCGTCATGGTGACGGACACCGACGGCGTCACCTCACTGGCGATCGGTTCCTCCCGCTCCGGCCTCGCCGGGGCGAAGGGGAGCAACACCTACTTCAAGGTCGTGACCCCCGACGACCTGGTGTGGCTCAAGGTCTCCACCGGCTCGGGGTCGGGCAACTGCGACCTGTACGTGAAGGCCGGCGCCAAGCCCACCACCAGTTCCTACGACTTCAAGTCCTCGGGGACGTCCAACACCGACGCGGTGGAGGCGACCCAGACCACGGGCAAAACCTGGTACCTTCTCCTCCGGGGGACGGCCGCTTACTCGGGGATGACGCTGACCCTCGCCGGGGAGCGCTCCGCGACGGTGGGGGTGAACGCCACGGTGGCGAACCTTTCGGGCGCCTCCGGCAGCCGGAAATACTACCGGTTGGTCATCCCTTCGGGGCAGACATCCCTGAAAGTGACCACCAGCGGCGGGACAGGCAACTGCAACCTCTACGCCGGGAAGAACCGGGTCCCGTCCACCTCCGTCTACGACAAGCGCTCGGCGGGGAGCACCAACGCGGAGAGTTTCACGCTGACGGTTTCGGGGGGGCAGGTGTGGTACCTGTTTGTCCACGGGCCGTCGGCCTACTCGGGAGTCATCCTCAAGACCGGGAACGGGGCGGCGGCCAAGATCGCCGCCCCCGGGGACCCAAAGATGGAACGGGCCCCGTCGGGCGGGCAGGAGAGGGAGGGGCCACCCGATCTTCCCCCGGCGGACCTTCGCTTCCTGGAGTGA